The following DNA comes from Arcobacter cloacae.
AATTTTATTTATAATAATAAAAACTATGAAGGAACAAGTTTTTTAATTAAACTAAAACTTTGAATTTAGCTTATGCTTTTTATTAAATGTTCTACATCTAATTTTGCTTTTAAAGTAGAGATAAAATTATCAACTGTTTGTTTTTTGTACTCTTGAAAATCAAAACCTACATAATTTGCTTTTATTGATTTAAAATATTTTGTTCTAAACTCATTGTTATCAAAGATTTGATGTACAAAAGTTCCTTTGAAATTTTGTTTTTCAAAAGAAAGAGGATAATTTTTGCAAATTCCGTGGTGTATTTCAAAACCTTCTATTTTTTCACCAAATAACTCATAAATTTTTTTCTCTAAGATTTTCTCTTTTTCAAAAATAATATTATCAGGAATAAAAGCAAAACCCTCTTCTTTTAGTGCTTCTTCATTCTCTATTGCATAAATATCTTCAAGATTTTCAAACATCATTTCATATCCACCACAAATGGCACAAATATTTTTTTTATAGTTTTGTATTTGTTCAAAAAGTCCAGTCTCTTTTAACCAAAGCAAATCTTTGATTACAAGTTTACTTCCTGGAAGTATCACCAAATCAAACTTTTCAAGTGAAATGTTGGAACTAACAAACTCCACAAAAACCTCATCATCTGCAATCAAAGGCTCAAAATCGTTGTAATTACTCATATATGGATAAGCAATTACTGCAATATCAAGCTTTTTATTTCGTGGTTGTTGCACAAAGTTTTTCAAACTAGCACTATCTTCAAATCCAAGATTAAATGGGATATAAGGCAACACTCCTAAAACTGGGATTTTAAAATCCTCTTCTATAATTCTAATTCCCTCATCAAAAAGTGTTAAATCACCTCTAAATTTATTTACAATTACACCTATTACATTTTTTCGTAAATGCTCTGGTAATAGATTATAAACTCCCCAAATAGAAGCAAAAACTCCACCTTTTTCTATGTCTGCAACTAAAATGATTTTTGTGTTGTATTCTGTGGCTATAAAAATATTTGATAAATCCTTATCCATAAGATTTAACTCAACAGGACTTCCCGCACCCTCACAAACAACACAATCATACTTTGTATCTAAATAATCAAAACATCGCTTTACAGCTGGTTTTAGTAAATCTAAATCCCTATAATATTCCCTAACATCTTTGGAAGTTACAACTTTTCCTTCAACGATAAGTGAAGCAGAGTTTCCACGACCAGATTTTAGTAAAACTGGATTTAGATGATATGAAGTCTGCACACCCAAAACCTCAGCTTGGAAATATTGAGCAATTGCAATCTCACTTCCATCATCACAAACATGAGAGTTATTGGATACATTTTGTGCTTTAAATGGTGCAACACTAAAACCTGCATCTTGAAGTATTTTTGCTATTATAAAAGTTATAGTTGATTTTCCTGCATCACTTGAAGTACCAAATATTGAGATGTTATTCATCTATTAAAATTCCTGTTTCTATGAAGTCGTTGATTTTTTGAAAAGTTTTATCATCTACATTTCTTGAAATATCTAATTTATTTGAAAAATAATTAGATTTAAATAAATTAATATTTTCATCAATAAAATTTATTAAATTTTTGATTTCTTCATCTTTTTTTTCTCTCGCCTCATACCTTTTCTTTTTAGCTTTCATAATATAATGTTCAAAAGTAGGACTATGATTTATCTGCCCATTAGAAGAATTATCACCCCAATAATTAAAACCATTAAATTCAATATTATCTAAATTGTGAATATATCCAGCATTACTAATAACTTTTCTAGAAAAAATTGTGTGATATAAAATATAATTAATGTTAACTAATATCAAACATCTTAAAACTTCATTTTTGTCTTTATATTCATCATTAGTATTATTAAAGAATTCTAAAATATTATCTAAAACTTGAGTATAAATTCTTGCGTTCAAAATTTGTGATTCTTTAATGTATTTTAAAATTGTTTCTTCCCATTTTGGATAAGATTTAAATATCCCATGTTTTTCATAAATTGAATGAAACAATTCCTTAATACTTGGCTCGTATTTAAAAAACTTTGATACAGATTTTTCTTTTACATTAGAAAAAATCTTTTTTTCTTCTCCCTCAAAAACATCATCATTTAAAATAATCACCACTTTACAACTAAAGTTCAAAGTTAATTGAGTAATAAATCCAAATAAATCATTTAAATCTATATCTTTTGATTTTCTTTCAAAATCATCAAAACAGATTACTGCACCATTATTTAGATAAGTTTCTGTTCTTTTTAATTTTTCATCTTGTAATAAACTATCTATTTTTTCAAATGATTTATCTGTAATCTTTGATAAATCTAAACTCATTCCAAATACACTAATAGATTTAGTTAAGCTTGATACTACATCTATTGAACTTTTTACAATGTTTTTCGTTTTTTCTTCTGATTCAAAAGAATCAACACTTTCAAATATTTTTAAAAATACTTCATTTTTAATCTCTTGAATAGAAGTTTTTCCATAAAGACTTATATAATGATTTGGTATTTTTTTATTTTCATCATTTAAAACAGTTTGAATTTTATTCTTCCAAAAAAAAGTTTTTCCACTTCCCCATTTTCCTGAAAGCATAATAACTTTACCGTTTGAAATATCTTTTTGTAAATATCCAAGTTCATTTTTTAATTTATCACCTAGTAAATACTCTTTTAATCTTTCTTGATTTGATTTTTCCACTATAAGTTCCTAAACATAAATCATCTTCTTAGTCATTCCACCATCAACAACTATATTTTCACCAGTGATAAAACCTCTATTTTTTAGTAAAAATTTCACCACATCAACTATATCAAAAGGTATTCCAACTCGTCCGCTTAAGTGCTGTTCATTATCACTTGTAGTTGGTTTATAGTTAACATCTGTATTTATCCATCCTGGACTAATAGAGTTTACTTTTACATTTGGTGCTAAACTAACAGCTAATGCATGAGTTAGTGAGCTAATTGCTCCTTTTGAAGAACTATAGGCTTCTGTTCCACTCTCACTCATCAAAGCTCTTGTTGAAGAGATATTTATAATATGCCCTTTTGATTCTTTTAGTAATGGTGCAAACTCTTTTGATAAAATATAAGGTGCTGTTAAATTAACACTTATTATCTTTTCCCACTCTTCTATGGTTTGTTCTTCTAGTGATATATGATTAAAAATCGCTGCATTGTTTATTAGTGCATAGATTTTATTCCTATCTTTTTTGATTTTTTCTATAGTTTTTAATAATTGCTCTTTAGAAGATAAATCACACTTATAAAACTTCACTCTATCCATCTTTTTTTCTATTATATCTATATTTATTATTTGGTATTTTTTTCTTAGTTTTTTTGCTAGTGCTTTTCCTATACCATTTGAAGCACCTGTTATTATGATAGTTTTCATACTCTTCCTAATACTTATATTCTAATTTATTTATTACCAACTTTTTATTTACAAACGGGTCAACAATTGCACTTATTTCATCTAGTTTATATTTCAAAGGAAAACCAATTTTTGAATTTTGGGCTGTACTTTCTAAAATATAAAAAGGTTTATCATTTACATATAAAGCTTTTTTATTTAGTTTTATATCTTCAAAATTTATAATCACAAAAATATGTTCTGGAACTAATACAAAATAAACTTTTTCATAACCACTAACTTTTAAAAGTGAAATCAAAAGATTTGATTTATCATCACAATCTCCAAAATTTTGTTCAACTACATTTTTAGGACTTCGCGCAACACTTTCATTTATTTTATATGGAATTGCTGTAACAAAATCAAGCATTGATTGAACTTCACAAAGTTTGTCATTTTGACAATTTTTTGTTAGATATAAAGCTAGTTTTTTTGTATAGTCATCTTTTCTTACTTGATTTACATAAGTTGCATCACCAATATCTATAAACTGATTTTTCACTATAAAAAATGAAGAAACTATCAAATAAATCACATAAATAATAAAAATAGCTGAGATTAAAAAAGAGAAATATTTTAAAAATCTATTATTTATTAACATATCTCTTCTAATGCCTTTTGTAAAATCTCATTTGCACTTGAACTTTTTACAGCAATTCTAATAAATCTTTCATCTAAAAAATCAAAATTTGAACAATCTCTTACCATTATTTTATATGGTTTTAGTAATTCTTGGAACTCTTTTGCTTTTAGATTTTTTAGTTTTACAAGTAGATAATTTGCACTACTTTCAAAAACTTCTTCTATTAAAATAGAATTTTTT
Coding sequences within:
- a CDS encoding cobyric acid synthase, with amino-acid sequence MNNISIFGTSSDAGKSTITFIIAKILQDAGFSVAPFKAQNVSNNSHVCDDGSEIAIAQYFQAEVLGVQTSYHLNPVLLKSGRGNSASLIVEGKVVTSKDVREYYRDLDLLKPAVKRCFDYLDTKYDCVVCEGAGSPVELNLMDKDLSNIFIATEYNTKIILVADIEKGGVFASIWGVYNLLPEHLRKNVIGVIVNKFRGDLTLFDEGIRIIEEDFKIPVLGVLPYIPFNLGFEDSASLKNFVQQPRNKKLDIAVIAYPYMSNYNDFEPLIADDEVFVEFVSSNISLEKFDLVILPGSKLVIKDLLWLKETGLFEQIQNYKKNICAICGGYEMMFENLEDIYAIENEEALKEEGFAFIPDNIIFEKEKILEKKIYELFGEKIEGFEIHHGICKNYPLSFEKQNFKGTFVHQIFDNNEFRTKYFKSIKANYVGFDFQEYKKQTVDNFISTLKAKLDVEHLIKSIS
- a CDS encoding P-loop NTPase fold protein, coding for MEKSNQERLKEYLLGDKLKNELGYLQKDISNGKVIMLSGKWGSGKTFFWKNKIQTVLNDENKKIPNHYISLYGKTSIQEIKNEVFLKIFESVDSFESEEKTKNIVKSSIDVVSSLTKSISVFGMSLDLSKITDKSFEKIDSLLQDEKLKRTETYLNNGAVICFDDFERKSKDIDLNDLFGFITQLTLNFSCKVVIILNDDVFEGEEKKIFSNVKEKSVSKFFKYEPSIKELFHSIYEKHGIFKSYPKWEETILKYIKESQILNARIYTQVLDNILEFFNNTNDEYKDKNEVLRCLILVNINYILYHTIFSRKVISNAGYIHNLDNIEFNGFNYWGDNSSNGQINHSPTFEHYIMKAKKKRYEAREKKDEEIKNLINFIDENINLFKSNYFSNKLDISRNVDDKTFQKINDFIETGILIDE
- a CDS encoding SDR family oxidoreductase, with product MKTIIITGASNGIGKALAKKLRKKYQIINIDIIEKKMDRVKFYKCDLSSKEQLLKTIEKIKKDRNKIYALINNAAIFNHISLEEQTIEEWEKIISVNLTAPYILSKEFAPLLKESKGHIINISSTRALMSESGTEAYSSSKGAISSLTHALAVSLAPNVKVNSISPGWINTDVNYKPTTSDNEQHLSGRVGIPFDIVDVVKFLLKNRGFITGENIVVDGGMTKKMIYV